The Methylobacterium sp. PvR107 genome contains a region encoding:
- the rpmB gene encoding 50S ribosomal protein L28, whose protein sequence is MARRCELTGKAVQVGHLVSHSNRKTKCRFLPNLCNVTLQSDALGKRVRLRVTAHALRSVEHRGGLDAFLIKAGEGDLSQTARLLKREIHKKLAEAPAAAA, encoded by the coding sequence ATGGCACGCCGCTGCGAACTCACCGGCAAGGCCGTTCAGGTCGGCCACCTCGTGAGCCACTCGAACCGCAAGACCAAGTGCCGGTTCCTGCCGAACCTGTGCAACGTCACCCTCCAGTCCGACGCGCTGGGCAAGCGCGTCCGCCTGCGGGTCACCGCGCACGCCCTGCGCTCGGTGGAGCACCGCGGCGGCCTCGACGCCTTCCTGATCAAGGCCGGCGAGGGCGACCTGTCGCAGACCGCCCGCCTCCTGAAGCGCGAGATCCACAAGAAGCTCGCCGAGGCCCCGGCCGCCGCGGCCTGA